GGCATTATAAATAGTCCAAACCAGTTGAATCACAACTTACCCTTTGTCTTCTTCCTTTTCCAAACTTTTTTTTAGAGGTTTGCACGTAGTAAGACCTTGGCCCTTTGTTTGAAACAATGGTATTCAAAATCAGGTTATCAGTTTCTGTCCTGATATGTGTGGCTATACTTGTCAGAAATGAAGGATGTGAGTGTAGAGAACTAAGCTCCCTAGGCAGTCATTCTATGTTCTTGAGAAGAACTTATAGTAGCAGAGGTAGAAAAGCAGAAGTTTTGTGTGGTAATGATCCAGGGCTATGTGCTCGTTATGGTAGTGCTCGAGGATACTCAAATGGTAACTGGGCGTGCTGCTCGAAGAGGTATTGCATTGATGTATCTTCTGACCCATTCAACTGTGGATCATGTGGGCATGCTTGTGGTTATGGGTTAGGTTGCTGTGGAGGAAAGTGCACAAACTTTTTCAATGATAATGCTAACTGTGGAAGTTGCTTCAATGCTTGCCATCAGGAGAAATGCTCCTTTGGTATCTGTGGATATGCGCATGGCTATGGCTACTCCAATTACAATCAAACACGAAAGCTGTAGCAGCAATAATATTGATTTCTTGTTCTCTatgcataaaaaaattatttattgtgTAATTGGTATATTATTTCAATGGAATATCAATAATCTGAAGACCACTCTCTTTATCCTATGAAATTCGCTGATCAATTTTAATGCATTATATACAGGATTGTATGGAGTAGTACCTATAGCTGTACGAACACTCATGGTATAGGCTTCTAAGTACTATTTCATATGAATACTGATGCTATAGGTTCAAACTTCATTAACGTATGTGTTAATTGATgagtatttattaatttgtttccTTAGACTCTAGATTAAAAAGGTGTAAAAATTTATTGTCATCAAAGCTGACAATTCTAAAATTTGATTGTTGTATGTCATCTTGTGTGTCATATTTGTATCAATTCTAAAATTTGATTGTTGCATGTCATCTTGTGTGTCATATTTGTATAAATTGAGCATCTAAGATCTTGTTTTTAAAGAAAGGTTCAAGGAGATTAGCAATCATGAATAATCATA
This genomic stretch from Cryptomeria japonica chromosome 8, Sugi_1.0, whole genome shotgun sequence harbors:
- the LOC131060037 gene encoding stigma-specific STIG1-like protein 1, whose amino-acid sequence is MVFKIRLSVSVLICVAILVRNEGCECRELSSLGSHSMFLRRTYSSRGRKAEVLCGNDPGLCARYGSARGYSNGNWACCSKRYCIDVSSDPFNCGSCGHACGYGLGCCGGKCTNFFNDNANCGSCFNACHQEKCSFGICGYAHGYGYSNYNQTRKL